From the genome of Pelosinus fermentans DSM 17108:
AATGTGAAGTTGTGGGCGAAACGGGTATCGCCAGATTACCTGAGCCAGCCAACGTACTTATGCGCAGTGAGGCAAAGCGTTCCGTAGAAATTCTTACTGATTGGAAAAAACGATTTATCGAATCTTACGATATTGAGCTGCAAGGATTTATTGATGCCGTTAACCAGGGACAGCCAAACGGTCCTTCCGCCTGGGATGGATATGCTGCAGCAGTGACTGCGGATGCATGCGTCAAAGCGCAGCAAACAGGTGAAATCGTTCCGGTGACCATGAAACAACGTCCTGCATTTTATAATAAATAGTGAGACATAGTTTTAGGGCAAGGACCTGAGACACTAGCCAGAATAAAAAAAGAATTATTATAAATTAAGGTGGTTGTTAAAAGCTTCGTGCATTATCGAAATCGCATAGTAATCAACGTCTCATGGACTTATTTTTGATTGAAATTTCCAAAGAAAAATCATATAATTCATGTGAGGTGGAAGTTTATGCGAGTCACGATTAAATCGGTAGCGGAAGCTGCCAATGTTTCAAGAGGTACAGTAGATAAAGTGCTAAATGACAGACTTGGTGTAAGTGATGAAGTAAGAGAACGTGTTAGAAGTGTAGCCAAGGAACTCGGCTATACCGTAAACTTAGTTGGCAAAGCCCTGGCCTTTCAAAAAAATCCAATAAAAATCGGAGTCATTATTTTAAATAAAAAAGATGAGCTATTTCATGAGATTTATGAGGGGATTATGCTGGCTCATGATGAATGGAAAGATTCAGGCATTATCATAGAGTGCTGTGTAATGCAGAAGGTTGATGTAAATGAGCAAATAAATTATATAAAAGAGCTGGAACAGAAGAATATTCGAGCCCTTGCATTATCTCCTCTAGATGAAGAAGCAGTAACGAATGAATTAAATAGACTTGCCGAGAAAGATATAAAAATTGTAACCTTTAATACGGACGTTCCTGGTATCAACAAAATGTGTTTTATTGGACAGGATTTGAAAAAAGGCGGGCGTGTGGCCGGGCAGTTAATGGGAGATTTATTGCCTGCTGGCGGAGAGGTAGCAATCATAACAGGAACTGCTAAAATTAGGGGATTAGGGGAACGAAAAGCAGGTTTCGAAGAGATTATTTCCGCAGAATATCCTGCCATAAAAATCGTTGATACGATAGAGCTTGCCAATGATAAAGCTTCCTATGCAGACACAGTAGAACTTTTTGCAGCACATCCGAATCTCAATGGGATTTTTATAACTGGCAGAGGAATCGAAGGCGTTGGCAGAGCCATTCAGAAGCTCAATAAAAAGAATGTGAAATTTATATGTTTTGACTTGCTTCCTGAAACCATTCAGCTAATAAACGATAAAACAATCGATTTTACGATAACACAAGAGCCATTGATGCAAGGATATTTACCCATTAAGATTCTCTTTGAATATTTTTTCCTTAATAAAATGCCAGAAAAAGAATATTTGTACACCAAACTTGAGATTAAAATTAGAGAAAATATTTGAAAATTATTTTAGACTTTGTATATTAAAAATTTACCCTAAAAAGAGCCCGAGCACGTTTGATTCAAAGGCAAAAAATAGCTATATTTAGGAGGAGAAAAGAATGAAATTGTGTTTTAACCAAGCGACCACCATGGTAAAGTCATCACTGGAATTAGATTTACAATTCTGTGAAAAACATGGTTACGATCTAATTGAAATCAGAACCATGGATAAATTAAAGGATTATCTAAAAAATCATAGCATTGAAGATCTGGCAAATTATTTCAAGACACATAAGATTAAACCATATGCATTTAATGCCTTAGTATTCTTTAATAATCGAGATGAAGCAGGCTATAAAGAAATAAAAGAAGAATTGCAGTACATGTGTAAAGTCGGACAAAAAATTGGCTGCCCCAATATCGTTGTGGTTCCTCTTGTAGGTACCGACAAATTCACTTACGCACAAATCAAAGAAAGTTCTGTAAAAGTCTTACATGAATTAGCAGATATTGCTGAAAAATATAGCATCCGGCTTGCTATTGAATTCGTAGGGCATCCTCAATGTACGATCAATACTTTTGGTCAAGCCTATGACATTGTGCAGGCTGTAAATCGAAATAACGTGGGTCTGGTCTTAGATTGTTTCCATTTTCATGCAATGGGCTCAAGAATGGAAGATCTTAAAAAGGCTGATGGATCAAAAATCTTTATATTACACATTGATGATACCGAGGATTTTCCGATTGGCATCCTAACGGATGTTGATAGAGTGTGGCCAGGTGAAGGTGCAATCGACCTTAAAGGTATATTGACTACTTTGAAGGAAATCGGTTATAAAGAAGATATGGTATCTGTAGAATTATTCAGACCGGAATATTATGAGCTTGAGGTAGAAGAAGCAATAAAAATTGCCAAAGAGAAAACGTTAGCGGTTGTAGGGAAATATTTTTGATAGTAAATAGAGCCTAGTGTGAAATATAAAGGTACCCGATCTTGTTGAGATGAGACTTAACAAGATCGGGTACTTTTATCAAGGTGTTAAGAGGGTAATATTATTTGCCGCAAAAAAATCTACATATTCATTGGGGGGAAGTGTATTGGTGATAAAATAATTAAAGTCTTCAAGCTTACCATAGGTCATTAAGGATGCGACGTTTATTTTGGTGCAGTCGACTAATAAAGCAGTTGTTGTGCTATTTTCAATTAAATAGCGCTTAATTTCAGTTTCAAGAGGAGATATATTTGTTACACCTTTTGTCAACGAGATACCTGTTGAAGCTAAAAATGCTTTTTCGATATTGTAATTTCTAAGAGATGTTGTTACTCCAGTACCAGTGAGGGAATTAGTTCCTCGATAAAGCACCCCGCCGGTAGAAATTACATTCAAGTTCGGATATGGAATAGAAGCAATGATAGCGTGTAAATTGGACGTGATAATCGTTATATTTTGTTTATTGGCCAAGAAAGGAATCATATGTATCGTCGTGGTTCCAGAATCAATAAAAATAACATCATCGTCATCTACTAAATCACTTGCGAGTTTTGCAATCTGACTTTTTTCTGCCTGGTATTTTATCTCCCGGGATTCGAATGGTTCGCGAGATTCAACACCATTTTTCTGATTGATGGTAATACCGCCATATACTTTTTTTATGGCACCCTTTTTCGCCAATTCGCTGATATCCCTTCGAATTGTATTTTTCGAAACTTTAAAGACATCACATAGTCGATCTAAGGAAACATGCTCTAATTGACGCGTATACTTTTCGATTTCGCTAATTCGATTGATTTTCAATTTCGTACCTCACATTACGTATTCTTTTAATATTATATGCAATTGTAACACATTATACAAGTTCAATTATAAAGAGATGAGTAAGTTATGATTATATATTATAATAAATAGTTGTAATCTTTTTAGTTATTAGCTTATAGAGAAAGATGCCGCCTAGATTATATCTTAACAATTCCTGTAGGAAATCCTTATATATTAATAAGTATATTCAATTGAATAAATATTTGCAATATTAAGAAATGTGTATTGACAAAGATTAAAATCTATAGTAATTTGAGTATGAGTTGGTTAATAATTTACCAATTGATATCAAGATATAACAATCATATGAACATTATATGATTGTAATTTGATAAAGTATATGTAATATCCGTTTTATCTTTCGGTTAAGACAATAAATCGTGTATATTTTAAAGTATATAATAATTTGATAGGGCAATGGCTAGAATCCAATAGGTGTGCCGGGTTTGAAGTATCACAAAATTCGAAATTAATATAGCTTATACTGCCAATAAACGTTTGGTGGATATAAAGCAATATTAAGATAAAAAACTGTGAAATATGGAAAGGTGGCATTATTATGTTAAAAATCGGTATTATTGGAGCAGGCAGAATTGGCAAGGTACATGCAGAAAGTATTACTAAATATGTTAAAGGAGCAGAAGTAATATTCATTGCTGATCCATTTTTGGATGAGGCTACAAAACAATGGTCCACATCATTAGGAATTCAGCATACAAGCAAAGACTATCATGATATTTTAACAAACCCAGAAATTGATGCTGTGTTGATTTGCTCATCAACGGATACCCATTCACAAATTTCTTTAGAAGCGATTAAAGCTGGTAAACATGTATTCTGTGAAAAACCTGTTGATCATGATGTAAACAAAATTAAAGAAGTACTTAAGGCAGTGAAAAATGCTGGTACTAAATATCAAGTTGGCTTTAACCGACGATTTGATCATAATTTTAAAGCAGTCAAAGAAGCAGTCGATGCGGGAAAGATTGGTAGGCAGCATATCATTAAAATTACTTCAAGAGATCCAGAGGCACCACCTATTAGCTATGTTAAAATCTCAGGCGGCATGTTTTTGGATATGACAATTCATGATTTTGATATGGTAAGATATCTTTCCGGCAGCGAAGTGGTAGAAGTGTATGTAATGGGAGGGGTATTAGTAGATCCCGAGATTGGCGCAGCAGGTGATATTGATACAGCCATCATCACCATGAAACTTAAAAATGGTGCAATGGCGGTTATTGATAACTCGAGACGTGCGGTGTATGGCTATGACCAACGTGCCGAAGTATTTGGCTCCGAAGGTGCTGTTGCAGTTGGTAATGATAAATCTTCTACAGCGGTCCTTAGTACAAAAGAAGGTGTTGTATCTGAAAAACCGTTATACTTTTTCCTGGAAAGATATATGCAGGCATATACCAGTGAAATTCAGGAATTTGTTGCTGCAATCGTAAATAATACCGATGTGCCAGTGAATATTACAGATGGTTTAGAGCCTGTGATTATTGGGCTGGCTGCTAAAAAATCTTTGGATGAAAATCGGCCTGTTACAACAGCCGAAATCAAAAATATCTTTGGTTTATAAAACCCTTATCTTGTTAGGTTAAAAAATGAAAGTATCTACAGGAACGGCTGATATGAAATATGTTACTGCTATAAAAGCATTCGATGTATCGGGAGGTTTATGTATGAGTGAATACTTTTTAAGTCTCAAAGGGATATGTAAAAGATTTCCTGGTGTAAACGCCTTAACAGATGTCAGTTTGGATATTAAAAATGGTGAAATTCATGCTCTTTGCGGTGAGAACGGAGCAGGGAAATCCACGTTTATTAAAATACTAACAGGTGTATATCAAAGCAATGATGGTGAGATGCTCTGTGAGGGCAAGATCGTTCGATTTAATAATACGAAAGAGTCATTTTCTTTAGGGATTACAGCAATTTATCAGGAATTAAGCATATTGCCCAACCTGACAGTTACAGAAAACATTTTTCTAGGTCGAGAGTTACGCACTTCAGGATTTGGCTTATTAGATTACCGTAAAATGAATCATTTGGCAAAGACGGCTTTACTGGAGCTGGGAATTGACATTGATGTAACTAAGACGGCTAGTGAATATACAATGGGATATCAACAGATGATTGAAATTGCTCGTGCGTTAATTGCCAATGTGAAGCTTATTATTATGGATGAACCAACATCCAGTCTGTCTGGTCGTGAAGTTGATGTTCTGTTGAAAAATATACATAAGCTAAAAGAAAAGGGCATTGCAGTTATTTATATTTCCCACCGATTAGAAGAAGTACTGGCCATAGCTGATCGTATTACAGTGATCCGGGATGGCTGTAAAATTGGAACGATGGAAAGAAGTGAAGCGGATGAAGAAAAAATTATTCGTTTAATGGTAGGACGCACTCTGGAGGAAAAATTCCCTAGACACCAAGCTCAAAAAGGTGATATTGCTTTAAGGGTTAGAAATCTAAATCAAAGAGGCAGACTAAAAGACATCTCCTTTGACTTGCATAAAGGAGAAGTGATTGGCTTTGCGGGATTGGTTGGCGCAGGGCGCACCGAATTGGCAAGAGCCATTTTTGGCGCAGACAAGATTGATGGCGGAATAATCGAAATATTTGGAAAAGAAGTTAAAATTAACAGCCCAAAGGATGCCATTCATCATGGTATGGCTTTTCTTACAGAAGACCGTAAGGGGCAAGGACTAATTCTTATGCATGATATTATTGTTAATTCCACTTTAACGGGTCTGAAGAAATTTTGCAAGTTTGGATACTTTATCGATCAAAAAATGGTAGTTGCTGAAGTTGATGAGATGATGCGTGAGCTGCAAATTCACCCTGCTATTCCAAAGATGACGACTCGTTTGTTATCGGGCGGTAATCAGCAGAAGGTAGTCATTGCTAAATGGTTGTGCTCAAAGGCAAAAATATTTATTTTTGATGAACCGACCCGTGGTATTGATGTGGGTGCCAAGGTTGAGGTTTATAATCTCATCAATCGTCTGGTTAATGAAGGAGCGGCGGTGATTGTCATTTCTTCTGAATTACCCGAGGTTATGGGAATTAGCGATCGTATTCTAGTGATGAACAGTGGGAAGATAACAGGTGAATTTTCTTGTTTAGAAGTTACACCAGAGGAAATTTTAAAAGCTGCTACAGGAGGTATTAATCATGAATACAAGCACGCCTGAAGTTCAAGGTCATGGGGGTACCCAAAAAACACAATTTCGTCAGCTGATAAAAAAAATGGGGTCGCTAATTGGGTTAATTGGTTTATCACTGATATTGACCTTTGCATCCCCTTACTTTTTAACAATGGATAACATTATGAATGTTGCCAGGCAATCAGCAATAAATAGTCTTATTGCGATTGGCATGTTATTAGCGATTTTAACAGCTGGAATTGATTTATCAGTCGGCTCGATTTTAGCGTTGAGTACCGTTATGATGGGGATTGTTGTCGTAAAGATGGGAATGTCTCCTATTATCGGAGTGGCTGTATGTTTGGGGATTGGTTTACTACTTGGGTGGCTTAATGGAATGATGCTAACTAAAATGTCTCTGCCCCATCCTTTTATCTCTACATTAGGAACGATGAATGTTGCTCGGGGATTAGCCTTAATCGTAACAGCGGCTTCACCTATTTCGAATTTTCCCACGTCGATACAATTTCTGGGAGCCGCTTTTATCGGTCCGATTCCAGTTAGTTTTATCTTGGTTTTAGTTGTGTATGCTGCATTTCACGTTTTTCTTAATTACACTACAGTTGGACGTTATATTTATGCGGTAGGCGGCAATCCGGAAGCGACACGTTTGTCAGGGATTAGTATTGACAGGGTTTTAATCATTGTATATACCATTAGCGGTCTAATGGCAGCTCTAGGTGGACTGGTTCTTGTCGGACGAGTCAATTCGGCATACCCTTTAGCAGGATTAGGGTATGAATTTGATGCCATTGCAGCATGTATTATTGGCGGTGCCAGTTTTATGGGAGGTGAAGGTACTGTTTGGGGAACGTTAATTGGTTCCATGATCATGGCAGTATTACGAAACGGTTTGAATCTTTTGAGTGTTTCCGCTGAAATGCAGACAGTAGCCATTGGTATTGTTATTATTCTTGCAGTATATATAGATGTGCTGCGGCATAAAGCGGCTGCAAGGGTTAAAGCCTGAAGATAAGAGATGTACAGGCTGACGATACCATGTTGAGGAGGTGAAAAGAAGAAGGAAAATTGTACTGTTCACTAACATTCTGGAACTATAAATTGAGAAAAGAGGGGTTAGAATGAAAAAAAACATGTCTTTGTTGGCAGCATTGTTTTTGATGGTCGCTCTCATAGTTACTGGTTGTGGTAGTACCCAAACCCAAACGCAAAAAGAACCCGAAAAAATAAAAATTGGGGTTGTAGTAAAAGCCTTAAATAGTGATTTTTGGAAAACAGTAGAAGCTGGAGCGAAAGCAGCAGGCGAAAAATACGGTGTTGAAGTAAAAGTTCTTGGTCCTAATACAGAGACAGACGTGACGGGGCAGATTTCCTTGATTGAAGATCAAGTTACGAGGAAAGTAAGTGCATTAGTCGTAGCTCCTTCACAAGCTGCTAGTGCAATCCCTGTTTTTAATCGCGCTAAAGAAGCTAAAATCCCTGTAATCCTTGCTGATACGGATGTAGCATGGGATGATAAAGTTTCCTTTGTCGGTACTGGTAACTTTAATGCTGGCAAGCTGGCAGGGGAGTATTTTGGGAAAAAACTTCCTAAGGGATCGAAAATCGTTATTTTGCGTGGAGCCCTAGGTGATCCTACTCATGACGAACGTGTTAACGGTTGCATCGAAGGGTTAAAATCTGTAGGTTTGGAAGTGGCTGTAACCCAGCCTGCTAATAGCGAACGTGCCATGGCAGTAACCGTAATTGAAAATATTCTGCAAAGTAAGCAAGAATTTGCAGGTGTTTTTACCACTAATGATGAGATGGGGCTAGGAGCAGCCAAAGCCTTAGAAGATGCTGGCAAGAAAATGATTGTCGTTGGCTTTGATGGTTCGCCTGATTCATTGGCTGCTATTAGTGCTGGAAAACTGGATGCTTTTGTTGCACAAAATCCCTATAATATAGGCTTTAAAAGTGTTGAAGCGGCTGTTAAAGTCGTTAAAGGTGAAGCCATTGAAAAACGAATAGATACTGGTACGGAAATTGTCAATGCAGAAAATGTTAACGAAAAAGTAAAGAAATAAAAAAGTTATCAGGTAAATAAAAATTTAAGAAAAACTAGGAAATCCTTTACAAGCGCATGCATAATGCTAGTCAGGATTTTATTAAGTGAATATTTTACATAATGCATGTGCTTGTAAAAAGTAACAGCTGTTTTATATTTAGATAGTATTCAATGTTTGTATTGCGAAAATTGATACTGCAGGGCTATAAAACCTATGATTGGATGTGTTGTAATTATGAAAAAGTCAGCATGTATTGAAATGATGTTTACGGAAGTTCCATTTGAAGAAAGATTTTTATTGGCAAAAGAAGCGGGGTTCCAATATATTGAATTTTGGTCATGGAAAGATAAAGATATAGAAAAGATAAAATTATTATGTGAGAAATATGACTTGAAAATTGCCAGTTTTTCAGGCGATCAGGATTTTTCGATGGTCCATCAAGAGGAGAATGAAGCTTATATTAATTTTGTTATGGAATCAATAAAAACTGCTATATTTCTTGACTGTAAGTACCTTGTACTGCATTCTAACGCTTTGGGAGAAGGCGGAAAAGTAGTCAATGCTTTTGATGAAATAAATGGAAATGAAAAATTCGCTAATATGGTACATGTTTTAAGCAGATTAGCTCCGATTGCGGAAAAACATGAGATTACGTTGGTATTAGAAGCATTGAACACGCACGTAGATCATGTGAACAATTTTTTAGCATATACAAAGGATGCTGCGGCATTAATTGCGATGGTTAATTCAAAGTACATAAAGATTTTGTATGATGTTTACCATATGCAAGTTAATGAAGGGAATATCATTGATTCCATAACGCGATATATAAAATTAATTGGTTATATACATGTAGCCGATGTTCCAGGCAGAAATGAGCCTGGCACTGGAGAAATAAATTATAAGAATGTAATGGAGCGCTTAAGACAGCTTAATTATGATGGTATTGTGGGTTTCGAACTTTTCCCCTCACGAACTTCTATGAAAGTGGCCGGAGAATTACTAGCGCTTTAAGCTTTATAGTGTGTATATTGGTTCTACAATAGGCCATTTCTCTAATGTCAGCTTTAAAAGACTAGGAGTGAGGAAAAATGAATTTCTCTAATTTTTGCAAACAGAAAATTAGACTTCCACGTTTTTATGATACAAAAAAATGGCAATATAATCGTTTTCCTATTGGGAGAAAGTTATATTTAGGATTTGGAATAATCGTTAGTCTTATCGTTGCACTGCTGGGATATACATATCATAATTTTTCTGTTGAGTCGAAGAGTGTCGTTGCTAATATCCATACCTATGAGGCTTTGAATGAGACAAGTGCTATTATGGTTAACTTGGTGGATATGGAGACGGGAGTGCGAGGTTTTATTTTAACTGGTAAAGAGGAATTTTTGCATCCTTATAAAAGCGGAAAAGAAGCCTATCAAGAGCATATTAGTAAACTTAAAGAGTTGACAACGAGTTCCACCCAGTTAGAACGTCTGCGCTTTTTGCAGGAAAAAACGCAGAATTGGGAAGCGAGAGAATTAACACCATTGCTTTTTATGAAAAATCAGGCGGGTAATGAACACGTCAAAATGGATACGATGATGCGTCACATCCAAACTGGGTTTGGTAAAAACGATATGGATGAAATTCGCAAAACTCTTATGGAATTTGATAATGAGAAGCGAAAGAATTTAGAAAATCGATCTCATGAATTGCAAGTGCTGGAAGAGTTCACACGGAAAGCTATGATTGTTGGCGGAGTGGCGTCTATTGTTGCCGGAGTATTATTTGCTTTGGTTATTACGGGCGCAATCACGAGACCTGTTAACATATTGGATCGTGAACTTCACAAACTGGTTTTAAATGGTGGTGACTTAACACAGATTATTCACGTGGATAGTAAAGATGAAATTGGCGATCTTGCTCAGACGATTAATAAGTTTTTAGCTGATATACGTCAGATTATGATACAAGTATTGGCAAGTTCTGAAAATGTGGCAGCATCAGCTGAGCAATTAACAGCAAGCTCTCATCAATCCGCACAGGCTGCAAATCAAGTTGTTGCTGTTATTAGTAATATTGCTGACGGTGCTAAAAACCAAACAAAGGAAGTAAATGCTGTATCTGCTGTTATTGAACAGATGTCAGCTAAAATCAAAGAAGTTGCAACTCATTCTGATGAAGTAGCGACTATTTCAGATAAAACTTCAATTGCAGCGCAAAATGGCGGACAAGCCATTGAGAAAGCAATTCAGCAGATGGCTAGTATTGATGAAACCGTAATGCATTCTTCAAAGGCTGTATCTAAGCTTGGCGAAAGTTCCAAGGAAATTGGTGAAATTGTCGCTACTATTTCAGGTATTGCAGGTCAAACGAATCTACTTGCTTTGAATGCGGCTATTGAAGCAGCCAGGGCGGGAGAGCAAGGGAAAGGTTTTGCTGTAGTAGCAGAAGAGGTTCGTAAGCTTGCGAATCAATCGGAAGAAGCTGCTAAGAAAATTAAAAGCTTGATTGATGAAATTAAAGTAGATGCAGATAACGCTGTAATTGCCATGAATAATGGTACCGAGGAAGCTAAGAATGGTATACACGTAGTTAATTCAGCTGGAGTGGCATTTAGAGAAATTATTACACTTGTTGCAGATGTTTCTAGCCAAATTCGGGATATTTCATCTTCCATCCAGCAAATGGCTTTGGGGAGTCAACAAATTGTATCTTCGGTACATGGAATACAGATGCTCAGCATAGAAGCTGAGGATTACACTGAAACGGTATCAGCAGCGAGTGAGGAACAGTCTGCTTCTATGGAGGAAATCGCAGTATCTAGTCAGGCATTGGCAAATTTATCAGAACAGTTAATTAACGCAGTGAATAAGTTTAGTGTTTAGCAGTAGATGTCTAGTTTCTTGAGACAAACGATTAGCAAATAGATCTAATTTACACATGCTAAAATACTTAAAAGCAATACGTAACATTTTACGATGTTACGTATTGCTTTTAAGTATTTTTTGATGGCAATATTGATTTAATAATGGAATTTTGGTCAAAAATGTGATACATTGTTAGAAAATCAAAAGGAGGAGAACCATGGAAAAAAATGAAATTCATGTTATGTATGGCACGGATTCCCGGAAAATGACTTATGAAATGCTTGAGAACATTCAGCTTATAAAAGACTTGAATGCAAAGATGCATATTGGCATAAAGCCAAATTTGGTTGTCGCAAAACCTGCCAATGAAGGAGCAACAACTTCACCTTTGATAGTGGAAGGCGTGATTCAGTATTTGCAAAATCATGGGTGTATGAACATTAGCATCATGGAAGGTTCCTGGGTAGGGGATAATACGAAACGGGCCTTTAAGGTTTGCGGCTATGAAGATCTTGCAAGAAAATATAATGTACCTCTTTATGACTTAAAAGAGGACTCTTCGGTCATACGGAAAGTGGGAGATTTAGAATTAAATGTTTGTCAAAAGCCACTGCAAGTTGATTTTTTAATCAATATTCCAGTATTAAAAGCCCACTGCCAGACACTAATGACTTGTGCATTAAAAAATTTAAAGGGATGTATTCCTGATAAGGAAAAGAGACGGTTTCATGCTTTGGGCCTTACGAAGCCAATTGGATATTTAGCAAAAGCGATTCCCATGGGATTAATTATTGTTGATGGTATGGCCGGCGATCTTACCTTTGAAGAAGGGGGGAACCCTGTGCAGATGGATCGTATTCTGCTTGGAAAAGATCCTGTATTGATGGATACTTATGCAGCATCCTTATTAGGGTACACAAAAGAGGAGATCGAATATATTGAGGTAGCTGAGAGCATGGGGGTAGGTTCCGGCAATCTTTCTGCAGCAAAAATACAAGAGTATAATGTAGGGCTTAAGAAAAGCAGTGCAGTTAAACCGTCTAATAAGGTACGGTATTTGACAAAGAAAGTAATAGCCGAAAGTGCCTGTTCAGCTTGTTATGGCAGTTTGGTTCATGCACTGCAGCGCTTGGATGATAAAGATATGTTAAAAAAGATCAAGCAGACGATTTACATTGGACAGGACTTTCAAGGCAAGGAACTGCAGGGGATTGGTATTGGCCGCTGTAC
Proteins encoded in this window:
- a CDS encoding sugar ABC transporter ATP-binding protein — encoded protein: MSEYFLSLKGICKRFPGVNALTDVSLDIKNGEIHALCGENGAGKSTFIKILTGVYQSNDGEMLCEGKIVRFNNTKESFSLGITAIYQELSILPNLTVTENIFLGRELRTSGFGLLDYRKMNHLAKTALLELGIDIDVTKTASEYTMGYQQMIEIARALIANVKLIIMDEPTSSLSGREVDVLLKNIHKLKEKGIAVIYISHRLEEVLAIADRITVIRDGCKIGTMERSEADEEKIIRLMVGRTLEEKFPRHQAQKGDIALRVRNLNQRGRLKDISFDLHKGEVIGFAGLVGAGRTELARAIFGADKIDGGIIEIFGKEVKINSPKDAIHHGMAFLTEDRKGQGLILMHDIIVNSTLTGLKKFCKFGYFIDQKMVVAEVDEMMRELQIHPAIPKMTTRLLSGGNQQKVVIAKWLCSKAKIFIFDEPTRGIDVGAKVEVYNLINRLVNEGAAVIVISSELPEVMGISDRILVMNSGKITGEFSCLEVTPEEILKAATGGINHEYKHA
- a CDS encoding LacI family DNA-binding transcriptional regulator, which codes for MRVTIKSVAEAANVSRGTVDKVLNDRLGVSDEVRERVRSVAKELGYTVNLVGKALAFQKNPIKIGVIILNKKDELFHEIYEGIMLAHDEWKDSGIIIECCVMQKVDVNEQINYIKELEQKNIRALALSPLDEEAVTNELNRLAEKDIKIVTFNTDVPGINKMCFIGQDLKKGGRVAGQLMGDLLPAGGEVAIITGTAKIRGLGERKAGFEEIISAEYPAIKIVDTIELANDKASYADTVELFAAHPNLNGIFITGRGIEGVGRAIQKLNKKNVKFICFDLLPETIQLINDKTIDFTITQEPLMQGYLPIKILFEYFFLNKMPEKEYLYTKLEIKIRENI
- a CDS encoding sugar phosphate isomerase/epimerase family protein codes for the protein MKLCFNQATTMVKSSLELDLQFCEKHGYDLIEIRTMDKLKDYLKNHSIEDLANYFKTHKIKPYAFNALVFFNNRDEAGYKEIKEELQYMCKVGQKIGCPNIVVVPLVGTDKFTYAQIKESSVKVLHELADIAEKYSIRLAIEFVGHPQCTINTFGQAYDIVQAVNRNNVGLVLDCFHFHAMGSRMEDLKKADGSKIFILHIDDTEDFPIGILTDVDRVWPGEGAIDLKGILTTLKEIGYKEDMVSVELFRPEYYELEVEEAIKIAKEKTLAVVGKYF
- a CDS encoding hydroxypyruvate isomerase family protein, which encodes MKKSACIEMMFTEVPFEERFLLAKEAGFQYIEFWSWKDKDIEKIKLLCEKYDLKIASFSGDQDFSMVHQEENEAYINFVMESIKTAIFLDCKYLVLHSNALGEGGKVVNAFDEINGNEKFANMVHVLSRLAPIAEKHEITLVLEALNTHVDHVNNFLAYTKDAAALIAMVNSKYIKILYDVYHMQVNEGNIIDSITRYIKLIGYIHVADVPGRNEPGTGEINYKNVMERLRQLNYDGIVGFELFPSRTSMKVAGELLAL
- a CDS encoding ABC transporter permease; translated protein: MNTSTPEVQGHGGTQKTQFRQLIKKMGSLIGLIGLSLILTFASPYFLTMDNIMNVARQSAINSLIAIGMLLAILTAGIDLSVGSILALSTVMMGIVVVKMGMSPIIGVAVCLGIGLLLGWLNGMMLTKMSLPHPFISTLGTMNVARGLALIVTAASPISNFPTSIQFLGAAFIGPIPVSFILVLVVYAAFHVFLNYTTVGRYIYAVGGNPEATRLSGISIDRVLIIVYTISGLMAALGGLVLVGRVNSAYPLAGLGYEFDAIAACIIGGASFMGGEGTVWGTLIGSMIMAVLRNGLNLLSVSAEMQTVAIGIVIILAVYIDVLRHKAAARVKA
- the iolG gene encoding inositol 2-dehydrogenase, with product MLKIGIIGAGRIGKVHAESITKYVKGAEVIFIADPFLDEATKQWSTSLGIQHTSKDYHDILTNPEIDAVLICSSTDTHSQISLEAIKAGKHVFCEKPVDHDVNKIKEVLKAVKNAGTKYQVGFNRRFDHNFKAVKEAVDAGKIGRQHIIKITSRDPEAPPISYVKISGGMFLDMTIHDFDMVRYLSGSEVVEVYVMGGVLVDPEIGAAGDIDTAIITMKLKNGAMAVIDNSRRAVYGYDQRAEVFGSEGAVAVGNDKSSTAVLSTKEGVVSEKPLYFFLERYMQAYTSEIQEFVAAIVNNTDVPVNITDGLEPVIIGLAAKKSLDENRPVTTAEIKNIFGL
- a CDS encoding DeoR/GlpR family DNA-binding transcription regulator, which translates into the protein MKINRISEIEKYTRQLEHVSLDRLCDVFKVSKNTIRRDISELAKKGAIKKVYGGITINQKNGVESREPFESREIKYQAEKSQIAKLASDLVDDDDVIFIDSGTTTIHMIPFLANKQNITIITSNLHAIIASIPYPNLNVISTGGVLYRGTNSLTGTGVTTSLRNYNIEKAFLASTGISLTKGVTNISPLETEIKRYLIENSTTTALLVDCTKINVASLMTYGKLEDFNYFITNTLPPNEYVDFFAANNITLLTP
- a CDS encoding sugar ABC transporter substrate-binding protein; this translates as MKKNMSLLAALFLMVALIVTGCGSTQTQTQKEPEKIKIGVVVKALNSDFWKTVEAGAKAAGEKYGVEVKVLGPNTETDVTGQISLIEDQVTRKVSALVVAPSQAASAIPVFNRAKEAKIPVILADTDVAWDDKVSFVGTGNFNAGKLAGEYFGKKLPKGSKIVILRGALGDPTHDERVNGCIEGLKSVGLEVAVTQPANSERAMAVTVIENILQSKQEFAGVFTTNDEMGLGAAKALEDAGKKMIVVGFDGSPDSLAAISAGKLDAFVAQNPYNIGFKSVEAAVKVVKGEAIEKRIDTGTEIVNAENVNEKVKK